Proteins from a genomic interval of Indicator indicator isolate 239-I01 unplaced genomic scaffold, UM_Iind_1.1 iindUn_scaffold_321, whole genome shotgun sequence:
- the REN gene encoding renin, with amino-acid sequence MLAGHSRRVQQYLVVLAMAWGISFFPSPSQALQRIPLRRMPSIRQTLQEMGVKVSDVFPELRQSRRSAVVGPRNGTAPTLLTNYLDTQYFGEISIGTPAQTFKVVFDTGSANLWVPSYKCSPLYSACVSHSRYDSSKSRTHIANGTAFAIRYGTGSVKGFLSQDIVMVSDIPIVQVFAEATALPAFPFIFARFDGVLGMGYPSQAIDGITPVFDRILSQQILKEDVFSVYYSRASKNAPLKPGGEIILGGSDPAYYSGDFHYLNVSKSGYWQISMKGVSVGAEILFCKEGCSVAIDTGASYITGPAGPISVLMKAIGAAEMAEGEYVVDCEQVPQLPNISFHLGGKIYVLSGSAYVLRQSQYGEDICVVAFSGMDIPPPAGPLWILGASFIGHYYTKFDRRHNRIGFATAR; translated from the exons GATCCCGCTGCGGAGGATGCCTTCCATCCGCCAGACGCTGCAGGAGATGGGGGTGAAGGTCTCGGATGTCTTCcctgagctgaggcagagcaggcgCAGTGCGGTGGTTGGCCCCCGGAACGGGACGGCTCCCACCCTCCTCACCAACTACCTGGAC ACTCAGTATTTCGGTGAGATCAGCATCGGGACCCCCGCCCAGACCTTCAAGGTGGTCTTTGACACTGGCTCAGCCAACCTGTGGGTGCCATCCTACAAGTGCTCCCCACTCTACAGTGCCTGTG tGTCCCACAGCCGCTATGACTCCTCCAAGTCCCGGACGCACATCGCCAACGGCACCGCCTTCGCCATCCGCTACGGCACCGGCAGCGTCAAAGGCTTCCTCAGCCAGGACATCGTCATG GTGTCAGACATCCCAATCGTCCAGGTGTTCGCCGAGGCCACGGCGCTGCCTGCCTTCCCCTTCATCTTCGCCAGGTTCGATGGGGTGCTGGGGATGGGCTACCCCAGCCAGGCCATCGATGGCATCACCCCCGTCTTCGACAGGATCCTCTCCCAGCAGATCCTCAAGGAGGATGTGTTCTCTGTCTACTACAGCCG agcttCGAA GAATGCTCCTCTGAAACCTGGGGGGGAAATAATCCTGGGAGGCAGTGACCCAGCCTACTACAGTGGGGACTTCCACTACCTGAACGTCAGCAAGAGTGGCTACTGGCAGATCAGCATGAAAgg AGTGTCTGTAGGAGCTGAAATCCTCTTCTGCAAGGAAGGCTGCTCCGTGGCCATCGACACCGGTGCCTCCTACATCACAGGCCCAGCCGGCCCCATCTCTGTGCTGATGAAGGCCATTGGGGCAGCAGAGATGGCTGAAGGAGAG taTGTGGTGGACTGTGAGcaagtccctcagctgcccaaCATCTCCTTCCACCTGGGTGGGAAGATTTATGTGCTCAGTGGCTCAGCCTACGTCCTCCGG CAATCCCAGTACGGGGAGGACATCTGCGTGGTGGCTTTCTCAGGGATGGACATCCCACCTCCAGCTGGTCCACTCTGGATCCTGGGTGCCAGCTTCATCGGGCACTACTACACCAAATTCGACCGACGCCACAACCGCATCGGCTTCGCCACGGCCCGCTGA